TGGCGCTGTTGTAGGTACTGTACGGGTTAACGCATGCACATTATGTACACGTTATCACGCGCACGCGTTGCTGCCAGCTGATAGTTTTTGTGGGTCTAACCTATCTTTGTTAAAATGGAATACACTGACACAGAGGCTATTGctgttaaaataaattaacatattgcagtaattttttatatgaatgaataaaaaaaaaacataattcaacaaaatcaattgatttttttaaatttctgctACAGTCAAAGAACAATAACTAtccatgatgaaaaaaaaataaaacaaaagagGATTTAATCGCCGACTCGATGAGTATGAGCCTGTCATTAAACCATTACACCACGTAAGCTAATGATTTTACACGCGGCAGAAAATGCTACTGGCTTATCCGGGCCGCTTGATATGTTAAGGTTTTATGAAACAGTAACTGTGATCACAAGAGCTATAGTTAtcaatataattttaaaatattcatgtcacgcaaaaaaaaatttgtgacagagaaaaaatttctttcgacaTGAGTATATGAACCGGCAATTTCCCGGATGCTATGGTTTTCTTAGCAGCGCGACATACGAGGGGAGATCAGCTGATACTTTGAATGTGCGAAGCACAGGGTTTTACATCGCTGGAGAATATTATTACAATACATATTAGTATTTTCGATCACGAGCACTCATAATCgttgattcaacaatttttgacaGGCGCGAAAGTTAAATCCACGATTCCGCCGCCATGGCGGTCAGTTTTACCAACGACGACAATGATTTTATTACTATGATTCTTTCCCTATATAGTCTCCTTAGGTGCGTTTTCCAATCGCCCGTAACGCCCGCAAAACCCAAAACCCTATCCACAGTTAGTGGCCGGTGCTCGGGCGATAATTGGAACGCACCCTTTGTGTCGCTCGCTAAAGGGCGCCATTGCCgccattattattatcattatcatttCTTCTTCGTATAACGTATAACTAAACAAAGGAGCATCTCCGGAAAAATgagcaaataaaaatcaacacGGAAATAGCAACGGACGTTTTTGCTTAACTTTGTTGTATTTTGTAAAAGATCGTTCGATAGTGAATTTTCGAGACGTTCCGGAGAAGACAACATCGACGAGAAAGggtaatataaaataatagaaaaaacgtataaagAGATTATTGATGAAGGACGACATATAACCTCAAAGATATAACAAAAACCGTTAAACTCACGATAAAATAACGATtttagtaataaaaaataaaacttgtgGGCGGCTTGAGGAATGTCGAAGAACGGTGGGATGTACGAATTTCAGCCCTTGGTGCTACGCGAGCACAAGTCGCACAGCCAAGAGCGACCGAGGGGTCGGAGTGGCCACCGAATTGTGTGCGACGGCAAATACTTGTACTCGTTTGGTGGTTTCAATCCGTGCATTCCTGACAACGATCCGGACCTCCGACACGACCAAAACTGGCTCGAGAACCGACCGCTCTTTCGAGAGTTATGGAAGTTCAATTATTCGACGGAACGCTGGAAGCGCTTACTACCAAGTAACAACAGTATGCCCACGACAGTTGCGTCGAGCGCAATGCTTCTGAAAGATCGCACCCTAGTAGTGTACGGTGGTACGGGCGTACCTTTTGGAGCAAACTGTAGTAACATGCTGTATGTATGGAATCTGCGAAATGGTAACAGTCGGCTTTTACCTTACGGGGGAGCCCTACCGCAAGCTGGATACGGTCAGGCTATGTTTACCCAAGGACCGTATCTGTATACCATTGGTGGCACAACCGGATACGAATATACCAGCGATATTCATAGATATGATTTACGAACCAACCAATGGGAGGCTGTCTACATATGCAGAGGCGACGCTAGCGAGCCCAAAGGCAGATACAGACACGAAATAGCCTTTGACGGAAGTGTGATTTACATTCTCGGCGGTGGTACGGCATATGAAGCTTTTGATTTCAAGGTTTGTTCTTGTCCCGCATCCACGCCTGGCACcttttctttcgatactttAAAATGAGCTTTACCGCTACAAAGAATGTTTTTCTCAAGATTGCTAAATGACATGGGATATAttaattgaaaagttttccccatcagaaatttgattttaacaaaaaaaaaaacttttcagccTATTCATAGagttacaatttttattgataattttcaattgagaAGTAGGAAAAATGGCTGATTACATTTCGGCAAGGGAGGAATCGTCGAATAATTCAAGACCGTTGTATCGTGCAGGATATACCAGCGTTTGATTTAGCTAGCAACCGATGGATGACTTTGTCGGCTGTGAAGGATCGGAACCATGGATATCCGGAGGCTCGCCGTTGCCACGGTTCGGTTCAATACACGGACGAAAAAACTGGCGAGATATCGATCGTCATATCAGGCGGTTACTCGGGTTCCCGAGAGTTTCAAGATATCTGGAGACTCGATCTTGGTCAACTCCAATGGACGTGTGTCGCGAGGTGCTTTTTTCAGAGCCCTCTGTATTTTCATTCCGTGGCTCTAACACCACAGGGTAAAATGTACACTTTCGGCGGTATCAAAACAATACCCAATGGAGTGAGTAGTCTCTTTTTCCCTACTTTCCCCTTTACCTTTTTGTTCTCCTTGTGACGGCAGGCTCCCAAATCAGCACCAGCCAATATGCATCGTGTCATAACTGTCCAACCGTACAATGACGTGTGAATATCGATATATTGTGGGCTTATCGTTCTAGGTAACGAGAACGGATGCTATACACTCAACATGGCTCGTTATACCGAAACTTCAAGAAATATGTTGGGAGGCGCTCAATTATTACGTCAAAGACCTCCGTAATAGACCTCTCCATGATTTGGCAGCCATGGGTATTCCTTCAGAATTTTTACAAAGGCTCAAAAACGATGACGACGAGAACGACGgttaaaatcgttaaaaacaCACATAGCCATTGGCCAACCTTTAAAGAGAGGCCCGTGGACGCGCTCACGAGTTTACAACGTCTTGATCTGTAAGGTCCGAAGGactagaaaaataataaacgaagcgCGGCGTTTTGccaacgacttttttttttcctcatcatCGAGAGGACGAAAGAAGCCAGGTGTCATACTACAAAAAAAGTTACATATATATTCACCGGTATGACGTAATCATCGCACATTCTAAAAGCGGTGTTAATAATTTGTCGGTGCGCTTATAAATAGGAGAAAATCACGTTGGCTGTTGAAAAGTCTCATTGTTTCGAGAGATTGCGCAAGAACGTTACGTTACATGATCTTTCCTTCATTTGTATCTCATTTAGAGGTATATAATGTATATCTTGAGAAAagatatgaataaaaaaatatatgactACTATTgttataataaaaaagttgaagcTTTCATCGTTCATCGTTTCATTTGGAAAAGCTTCGCATGGTGTTCTCAACGGTAAGTTTGGTAAACGTGCATGACCTTCCAAAATCGACGAGatcgtttttcaaacgaaACTATTCAAGATAGATGAGCGCGCCCTTTCAGACAGTCTTCTATAGAGGCACATATTCAAGGAGTCGTTATATTTGCGTCAAAAATTATGCGACAACATTGGAATACTATTCGAACGATAGGATTGGCATTCGTAGTGGTTCAAATATAGAATCCATGAACGCACCTTAAGTAATTGTATGTCTCTATCCACACGAATCAGTTTTGCCTTTCCAATCTATTTTTATACGGCACATGGGTGCTTTGTAACATCTCCAAGTCGCGGAAGAAGCTTCTTCCCGGAGCATTATATTGATAATCTACAGTAATGGTAAAACTTTGGCGCTGCTACTTCTCCTCGCTGAACTCTGCTACCGGCGTTCCGCTGGTGTTAGCTGCTGCTTTGTCGGTACAGTCTACCAAAAAAACTAGCTTGCAGCAAAAACTAACGTTGCACTTcaagaaatgattttctattcgGAGTATTCGGACTgtacaataaaaaatgcgcCTGCGCAAAAATCAGAAAAGTATAGTACGCCATTTTACACTACTGTTTCTCTGTTGGAACGGTCGGGCCCGTTGGTACCACATGAGAATCAGCATTCCAGTATATATAAATTAGTAATAGAATTTTAGTGTTTCTATCATCTAATCATCGTATATTGTGCTGCGCACTCGCGGGTTGCTATCTGCGTTTCTCGAAGagctgggggggggggggggggggagaggtgCTGCGCGCGTCTGCTGCTGCTCTGTTCGTAACTCGTAACTCGTAATATAACTTTGTCGAGCAGTCGAGCTTCGAACTTCTTAGGAGGTTTTGTATACGAGTGAAAATCTCAGCCAGCGCGTTGCGAGCTGTGGCAaaggaaaatatattaaaaaagaCGAGCAAGCCTGTCGAGAAGGATTTCCAATGTATTCGACGTGTACAACAATATCGATCTCTCGACAAAATACGTACAGTGAGGTGTTTATGTAGTATAAATAGCATATTAATTCCTGTGGTTGATCGCGGGTACGTTCGAAGAGGGGGTGTgtgaaaaatcgaacgaaCGCATCTAGGAGGaacggaaaattttgttttcctcaTACACAACAACATACATTCGCGCGATCGcgaaaaggtgaaaaaatatcCACTCTTCACGGTTCATCCGAGGGGCCCgctcgcgctctctctctcaatctctttttcttcatctgtGGAAACCGAAAAATAACGTGACGCGAAGAAGCATTATAAAAAAAGGGAAGATGGAACAAAAACGTCTTTACAAACTCGTGCTAACCGGAGGTGAGTACCTTGAATACAATAATCTTACGGAAACAGGTGCTTCGCCAACCGTTCcctatgaatttttattttattttccgtttTTGCCAAATTTTGTGTCCCATtgtcttctctttctcttattGCTCTCTCGTCTCGCATAATTCTACGCTCAGAGCCGTGTATTAAGACGTAAATATTCGAGTCGCAAGGACCACGTGTCTCCGAATCACTTCCGCCATTTACACGCCATTTATATGAACTATTCGATCttccattctttttttttcgaacaactgatttaaaaaaaaaatgatagtgCTTATTAAAACTCGCTCATTTTGTCAGCAATTTCGCACACAGTCGATGATCCGAAAGCGATCGAGCGATATATGTTGGTCATTGTAATTGTTGGCATCCTACGAACGCGTTTATCGATTATTTACGTAACGTATACACGTCGAGCTgcttgctgctgttgctgctgctgctgctactgcCGCCACCACCGTATATCGACAATCTTGTCTCTTCTCCAAGACGGATTTGTTGATGTTTTTATGTCTTGGGCAATACACTCCAAGATGATTCATAACCGcgtgtgaatattttttcttacagcGTACGTGCTCTGTACATTTCTTCTAATTCGTTTATCCGGAATAGAAGTAGATCCTCTTTTTTGTCGAGTACCACAAATTTACGCGCTATATGAATGAAAGATATCCGTCATGGTGCGTCGATGTACGCGTCTGACGgtcggataaaaaaaaatatttttaagccTTTCTTTATTTAGTCGAGCTTCCCGCTGTTGAAAAGCGTCTCGTTGAATTTAGCCCCATCGTGACGATATGACGTTCCGCGATTCGAGAGCTCCAAACAGAAAACGTTAGATGCAGAGAAGATTTTTATCTTTGACCAACTCGAAAGTATGGAAAAGCTCCCGCGCTTTTTCGCGTTAAAACGAGATTACGGACGGGGCCAAGGTCGTCGCAACCGATGTTTTTATTAAAACGGCCcgcgtccatttttttcacattattttttgaatcATTGCATTCCTCTTTTATCCCCAAATTATCGAATAAccttgaaatatttgaattgcAGGACCCTGCGGAGGAAAAACAACCGGCCAAACGCGCCTCTGCACTTTCTTCGAAAATATGGGCTGGAAGGTGGGTAACGACGCGTTTTATCCTTTTCTCTTCTCAACCtgcatcgatattttttcttttttcgctcCGACGAATATACGCTCAAAGAGTACAAGTCTTGATTGTAAATCGCGTTTCGATCCACCGCATTGGTTTTTAACACAGTCTCAAAGAAATAAATCCAGGCGTAAATATACGAATGTAAATAATAATTTGCAAAATATCCAACGATGCGATGACGTTTCATACAAGAGGATATGAAAAGGCATTTATCGCGATCTTCTATATCTTTCATCGCTgctgaattataaaatatttatttgctgAGCCTCGAGTACAAATGGGGTGGGGGGGTTACCTATCATCGCGGTATTCTCAAAATCAACCGTTTCGTAAATGTCGCATCGCATCGGCATATTCCTCCGCATTAAACTTGtctcaaattcaatttttttcttcacattttttcgcacatTTCGATGCGGaaagttgaaatatttcatcaataATTCTTGTAGCGCGAACGATCCCCTCAACGCAaatgtttgagaaaaattgcgATTGTCGTATGCACTGATTCCGAAGTTTTCGCTATCTCCAAAAAAACATGGATATCTTTGGAAAAAATGTGGGATAAATGATTGGTTATTACCAAAATATGGAAGACgcgggtggggttcaatatgtcgaatcactgaattgtagaacggtcgatattgcgaaattttaaaagttgtgatatcagtttggagaaaaataagtaattcgaaattcttattcccgatcgactattcagcagattgcgcgtttaatcaaaaattccttctttgaattagtatttacccgaaaatatatatttcaatagttttcatttcgaatgcgttgacagaccatccgaatgtcaaaagttcatatttttgaattcaaaatgaagagtaattgttttacagacagaccagagtatagagtaggaaaaaatcgaaagtgaatttttcgagcctatgcagaatagcgatagctcgaaaaggcgaaagtcaaaatggcgatgtttaaaattggagatcacagtgagtgagacgcgtatATTTGGAGatccactgcatttctttattttgatcgatcgactttctaacgtttctgTATTTctacctcagtaatatttcgtctttcgttattatattctcaaaattgtgaattttcacagtatcgctgaccgtagtaatttatgaatcgaaagagtgatagtcgaattttttttaaaaatcgatattttagtcatcgtacttgtgggcgattgttacattttattttcgttgtaaacgtgcttcgaaccttgcagtttctgctttatttattttcggcattcaaagctctagtcgaatctatctgtcttcatattatcattccaagtttataaactcgagattttagctgttcgaaattttagtcattccaacgtttgatccccacccgaaGACGTTATAATTCGACAGGGCGCAAGACACGACTCTTTTTTCGTTAGTCCGAATCTTTTCGTCATTGGATATTTTGTAATTGTGCATAGAATATTTTAGTCTGGATATGAAAATCTcgatcgacgaaaaatagaaaaatatgtaaaatttCAACGTGGAGGAGAGGGGatcgaggaggaggaggaggagatcGGTCGCGACGAGAAATTGATCTTTTAATTGGGTCTGTTTGTTTGATGATGCGATGCTATGCGATGCGGGTTACTCGTTCCTTGTGGATTCGATCGAGCGGTGGTTGTCTTGTTTTTCAGGTGTTCCGTGTTCCCGAGACAGCGACCGTGCTGCTCAGGTATGCCATCAAATCGTCAACGAGAAATAATCGTTTGACCTTGAGGAAAATTTTTACCGCAATCTATCTttacgttgtttttttctcctttttttcatcaatttcttaccGTCAGCTCAGATATGAGGAAACAAAGAATATTGATTGGAATCGTTAAAGAAAATGAGTGTAAGGACgatgaaagaagaagaagaagcaaaaacaaaaacaatatgCGGAAATGACAGTCGTGTCGAAGGCTCGAGCTTATCTGATATTTCGcttgattttctttcaatttcagTGGCGGTATCAAGTTCTCGGATCTGACGGCTGAAGAAGGTGAGTTTTCTTCTCCTTCGCTATACTACTTTTATTCCCTTTCACTATATTTTCCGGGAAttcttcatcgtttttctttaataCGCCTAATAATTTTGATCGCACATTCGCGTACGTAATAAAAGTTCGGTTTATCGATTCGATAAACCAAAACTTGCAATTTATATATTTCACAAGCTTTCCTCGGTGTGCGCGCATCAGAGATCGCACAACAATCGTCGtacttgaaatatttcataaaatacGCAATTTTTGGTATGgcgaaaacaaatttttgttgCTCGTGACGCGGCTGTCGGAGGGAGGAGGAGGGGCGGGGGAATTGCGCAAGAGAAAAGAGGATGGCTGGTTGCCGAGAGTACCACCGAGCCAACCCCTCGTTCTATCAACGAACGAGGAGGTATATTCAACTGCGCCTcaatcttcttcttcttcttcttctcgttCCGCTATTTCACGCGAAAATTCAAGTAACGCCGTGCTGCCGGTATCGATCATTATTATCGAAGCAAGAAAACAAATGTTTGCCCGGTGGGAGAGAAGGTCGCGGTCACGTTGCGCACGGGATTACTCCGTCCTCGGGCCTTGAGCATAACGCGCGTTCAACGGGCTTCCATCTACGCCGCGCGGCTCttaaaaatctctttttttctcgcgttGGCTTCTTCTTCGCGTCGTTGACACGAGACACGAGGATTGTCGCGACGATGCTCGCCGAAATGGTCGGCTCCTCGTACGCGCGAGATTCACTTGGAACTTGAGCCGCGTTGTCCGCGAGCTTCTCGATCGGTCGTACCTCGTACCGTGCTTGgaagaaatttcgaatttaccAGGCATAAGAGGCAAACCGATGCTGGGATCGCCGAtattggaggaaaaaatgggagATGGGAGAGGGAAAAGCGACGTACGGAAAATCGATAACCCAGTGTTCGTGCTctcgcactctctctctccaactACTGCATGGAGCTCCTCCGCGTTTCAAGGTTATTTCTCCCCCGAATCTCTCTTCCGTCCCTTACGCTCGACGATCCGGCCTTCGTATTATACGCGAGTAACCTATTAtaaaaagagacgaaaaaacgtgtacaggttgaaaaaaaaatgtccggtCGACGGTGTTGTTTTTAGCCAAACGGGACAACGCTCGACTGGTTAAAGAAAACGTCTCCGCCGACGAGGACGATGCCAAGTGGCCAGAGATAATCAGGCTCGAGTCCGACGGTGGTGAGTCCCACCCCGCACCCATCTCCCTGCCTCTCCTCGTAGCCGATCAATCGTGTACGAACCACCAACTTTT
This sequence is a window from Venturia canescens isolate UGA chromosome 8, ASM1945775v1, whole genome shotgun sequence. Protein-coding genes within it:
- the slim gene encoding kelch domain-containing protein 10 homolog, producing the protein MSKNGGMYEFQPLVLREHKSHSQERPRGRSGHRIVCDGKYLYSFGGFNPCIPDNDPDLRHDQNWLENRPLFRELWKFNYSTERWKRLLPSNNSMPTTVASSAMLLKDRTLVVYGGTGVPFGANCSNMLYVWNLRNGNSRLLPYGGALPQAGYGQAMFTQGPYLYTIGGTTGYEYTSDIHRYDLRTNQWEAVYICRGDASEPKGRYRHEIAFDGSVIYILGGGTAYEAFDFKDIPAFDLASNRWMTLSAVKDRNHGYPEARRCHGSVQYTDEKTGEISIVISGGYSGSREFQDIWRLDLGQLQWTCVARCFFQSPLYFHSVALTPQGKMYTFGGIKTIPNGVTRTDAIHSTWLVIPKLQEICWEALNYYVKDLRNRPLHDLAAMGIPSEFLQRLKNDDDENDG